From a region of the Corallococcus coralloides DSM 2259 genome:
- the rpsB gene encoding 30S ribosomal protein S2, translated as MAAASGITMRQLLEAGVHFGHQTKRWNPKMKPYIFGARNGIYIIDLQKTVTMARAAFRFVADITARGGSVLFVGTKKQAQDVIHEEAGRAGQFFVTSRWLGGTLTNFKTIKQGIDRLKTLEKMAEDGTFEVLPKKEVAQLEREREKLEKNLGGVKNMAKLPRCVFVIDPKKEHIAIHEATRLGIPVIGLVDTNCDPDGIDFVIPGNDDAIRSIKLFTSKIADACLEGAARYRASGAAERDEQEEREGRDDRGDRRDDRRGPRRGDRGDRRDDRRGGGDRGGDRRGPVVEMKGGAASSTEQAPEGGGESTPAAE; from the coding sequence ATGGCCGCCGCGAGCGGCATCACGATGCGCCAGCTCCTCGAGGCCGGCGTTCACTTCGGCCACCAGACCAAGCGCTGGAACCCGAAGATGAAGCCCTACATCTTCGGTGCCCGCAACGGCATCTACATCATCGACCTGCAGAAGACCGTGACCATGGCCCGCGCGGCCTTCCGCTTCGTGGCGGACATCACGGCGCGCGGCGGGTCCGTGCTCTTCGTCGGCACCAAGAAGCAGGCCCAGGACGTCATCCACGAGGAGGCCGGCCGCGCCGGTCAGTTCTTCGTCACCAGCCGCTGGCTGGGCGGCACGCTGACGAACTTCAAGACCATCAAGCAGGGCATCGACCGCCTGAAGACGCTCGAGAAGATGGCCGAGGACGGCACGTTCGAGGTGCTGCCCAAGAAGGAAGTCGCCCAGCTGGAGCGCGAGCGCGAGAAGCTGGAGAAGAACCTGGGCGGCGTGAAGAACATGGCGAAGCTGCCCCGCTGCGTGTTCGTCATCGACCCGAAGAAGGAGCACATCGCCATCCACGAGGCCACCCGCCTGGGCATCCCGGTGATCGGCTTGGTGGACACCAACTGCGATCCGGACGGCATCGACTTCGTCATCCCGGGCAACGACGACGCTATCCGCTCCATCAAGCTCTTCACGTCGAAGATCGCGGACGCGTGCCTCGAGGGTGCGGCGCGCTACCGTGCGTCCGGCGCCGCCGAGCGCGACGAGCAGGAGGAGCGCGAGGGCCGTGACGACCGCGGCGACCGCCGTGACGACCGCCGGGGTCCGCGCCGTGGCGACCGCGGCGACCGCCGTGACGACCGCCGGGGTGGTGGTGACCGTGGCGGTGACCGCCGCGGCCCCGTCGTGGAGATGAAGGGCGGCGCGGCCTCCTCCACGGAGCAGGCGCCCGAGGGTGGCGGCGAGAGCACGCCGGCGGCGGAGTAA
- the tsf gene encoding translation elongation factor Ts, which translates to MAEITAQMVKDLRERTNAGMMDCKKALAESGGDFEKAAEWLRKKGISKAEGKAGRVAAEGIVTSYIHGGRIGVIVEVNCETDFVARNPDFQDLAKEVAMQIAAANPKFVRREEVPTEAMDKEKEIQRELLKQQGKPEAMLEKILVGKMEKYYEGVCLVDQLWVKDDKKKVGEMINERAAKIGEKVSVRRFVRYEVGEGIEKKKDDLAAEVAKTLGQA; encoded by the coding sequence ATGGCTGAGATCACCGCCCAGATGGTGAAGGACCTCCGCGAGCGCACCAACGCGGGCATGATGGACTGCAAGAAGGCGCTGGCCGAGTCCGGTGGCGACTTCGAGAAGGCCGCGGAGTGGCTGCGCAAGAAGGGCATCTCCAAGGCCGAGGGCAAGGCCGGCCGCGTCGCCGCCGAAGGCATCGTGACCTCCTACATCCACGGCGGCCGCATCGGCGTCATCGTGGAGGTCAACTGCGAGACGGACTTTGTCGCTCGCAACCCGGACTTCCAGGACCTGGCGAAGGAAGTGGCCATGCAGATCGCCGCGGCCAACCCCAAGTTCGTCCGCCGCGAGGAGGTCCCCACCGAGGCGATGGACAAGGAGAAGGAGATCCAGCGCGAGCTGCTCAAGCAGCAGGGCAAGCCCGAGGCGATGCTGGAGAAGATCCTCGTGGGCAAGATGGAGAAGTACTACGAGGGCGTCTGCTTGGTGGACCAGCTCTGGGTGAAGGACGACAAGAAGAAGGTCGGCGAGATGATCAACGAGCGCGCCGCCAAGATTGGCGAGAAGGTCTCCGTGCGCCGCTTCGTCCGCTACGAGGTGGGTGAGGGCATCGAGAAGAAGAAGGACGACCTGGCCGCCGAGGTCGCCAAGACGCTGGGCCAGGCCTAA
- the pyrH gene encoding UMP kinase, with protein sequence MSESTSPYKRILLKLSGEALMGEGKYGIHPPTLTRIAEEVAELSRTGLEIAIVIGGGNIFRGVAGATEGMDRASADYMGMLATCINSMALQDSLEKQGLKTRVQSAIKMEQIAEPYIRRRAVRHLEKGRVVIFAAGTGNPYFTTDTAASLRAMEINAQVILKATKVDGVYNADPKKDPTAKRYRTLTYMDVLKQNLNVMDSTAISLCMDNKLPIIVFDLGTRGNIQRAVTGHGEFGTVVGAAETVWA encoded by the coding sequence ATGTCCGAATCCACCTCTCCCTACAAGCGCATCCTCCTCAAACTGTCGGGCGAAGCCCTGATGGGCGAGGGGAAGTACGGCATCCACCCGCCCACCCTCACGCGCATCGCGGAGGAAGTCGCGGAGCTCTCCAGAACGGGCCTGGAGATCGCCATCGTCATTGGCGGCGGCAACATCTTCCGCGGCGTCGCTGGCGCCACGGAGGGCATGGACCGCGCGAGCGCGGACTACATGGGCATGCTCGCCACCTGCATCAACTCCATGGCGCTGCAGGACTCGCTGGAGAAGCAGGGGCTGAAGACGCGCGTGCAGTCCGCCATCAAGATGGAGCAGATCGCGGAGCCCTACATCCGCCGGCGCGCCGTGCGGCACCTGGAGAAGGGCCGCGTCGTCATCTTCGCCGCGGGCACGGGCAACCCCTACTTCACCACCGACACGGCCGCGTCGCTGCGCGCGATGGAAATCAACGCGCAGGTCATCCTCAAGGCCACCAAGGTGGACGGCGTCTACAACGCGGACCCGAAGAAGGACCCGACCGCGAAGCGCTACCGGACGCTCACGTACATGGACGTCCTCAAGCAGAACCTCAACGTGATGGACTCCACGGCCATCTCGCTGTGCATGGACAACAAGCTGCCCATCATCGTGTTCGACCTGGGCACGCGCGGGAACATCCAGCGCGCCGTCACGGGCCATGGCGAGTTCGGCACCGTCGTCGGCGCGGCCGAGACGGTCTGGGCCTAG